In Phyllobacterium zundukense, one DNA window encodes the following:
- a CDS encoding AI-2E family transporter: protein MSKSENKSVGTAKPQPVPVEVIPERDIHLDVQVSTLATSVRRQAVFWTGAMVFLALFLYIFSSILLPFVAGLVLAYFLDPVADRLERLGLSRLLSTVVILVLFIVTFALLLIILVPVLASQMSDLIARLPTYVTMLQELIANRDSQWLKDFIGVDASVIRNSLDSLLQQGAGFLTTLLQSIWSSGKTLINVAALFVVTPVVAFYMLLDWDRMVAKIDNLVPREHVETVRVIGRDMNKAIAGFVRGQGTVCLLLGIIYAVGLTVVGLNFGLLIGLFAGLISFIPYVGSLVGLVLALAVAIVQFWPEWGHIVGVAIAFGIGQFIEGNILQPKLVGSSVGLHPVWLMFALFAFGSLLGFTGMLIAVPTAAAVGVLVRFVIGRYQQSPLYTGEYRKSEKTKEIR from the coding sequence ATGAGCAAGAGCGAAAATAAGAGCGTGGGCACGGCCAAGCCTCAACCCGTACCGGTGGAGGTGATCCCGGAGCGGGACATCCATCTCGACGTGCAGGTCAGCACGCTCGCCACCAGCGTGCGCCGTCAGGCCGTATTCTGGACCGGGGCGATGGTGTTTCTTGCACTGTTTCTCTATATTTTTTCCTCGATCCTTCTGCCATTTGTGGCAGGACTCGTCCTCGCCTATTTCCTTGATCCGGTCGCCGACCGGCTTGAACGTCTTGGCCTGTCGCGGCTGCTGTCGACCGTTGTTATCCTGGTGCTGTTCATCGTAACCTTCGCACTGCTGCTGATCATCCTCGTGCCCGTACTCGCGTCGCAAATGAGCGATCTCATCGCGCGCCTGCCGACCTATGTGACCATGCTCCAGGAACTGATCGCCAATCGTGACTCGCAATGGCTGAAGGATTTCATCGGTGTCGATGCCTCGGTGATCCGCAACAGCCTGGATTCGCTGCTTCAGCAGGGGGCGGGCTTTCTCACCACCTTGCTGCAATCGATCTGGAGTTCGGGCAAGACCCTGATCAATGTGGCGGCGCTCTTTGTCGTCACACCTGTCGTTGCCTTCTACATGTTGCTCGATTGGGACCGCATGGTTGCCAAGATCGACAATCTGGTTCCGCGCGAACATGTTGAAACCGTTCGTGTTATCGGCCGCGATATGAACAAGGCCATTGCCGGTTTCGTACGCGGGCAGGGTACTGTCTGCCTGTTGCTCGGCATCATCTATGCGGTCGGTCTGACCGTCGTTGGCCTCAACTTCGGATTGTTGATCGGGCTCTTCGCTGGTCTGATCAGCTTCATTCCCTATGTTGGTTCGCTGGTCGGCCTGGTTCTGGCGCTTGCCGTGGCGATCGTGCAGTTCTGGCCGGAATGGGGTCACATTGTCGGTGTGGCTATTGCCTTCGGTATCGGCCAGTTCATCGAAGGCAATATTCTCCAGCCGAAACTCGTGGGCTCCTCCGTCGGCCTGCACCCGGTCTGGCTGATGTTTGCGCTGTTCGCCTTCGGCTCGCTCCTCGGCTTCACCGGCATGCTCATCGCCGTGCCGACGGCCGCCGCAGTCGGCGTACTCGTCCGCTTTGTCATCGGCCGTTACCAGCAATCCCCGCTCTACACAGGCGAGTACCGCAAAAGCGAGAAGACCAAAGAAATCAGATGA
- a CDS encoding CDP-alcohol phosphatidyltransferase family protein, which produces MTIPNYITIFRFILVPFIVMALLSGYVGAALIGFVVAGVSDGVDGFIARRYDQRSKLGAYLDPIADKLLLVSLFVVLGFLEQLPVWLVVIVVSRDIFIIGAVILGAVMGKPVEMRPLMVSKANTALQIVLVAITLADFAFEFSLPGIRTMLVWVVALLTAASATAYLVAWTKHMAGYEQERK; this is translated from the coding sequence GTGACCATTCCCAATTACATCACGATCTTTCGCTTCATTCTCGTCCCTTTCATCGTAATGGCCCTGTTATCCGGTTATGTCGGAGCCGCGCTGATCGGCTTTGTCGTCGCCGGCGTCTCGGATGGCGTCGATGGTTTCATCGCGCGGCGCTACGATCAGAGGTCCAAACTCGGCGCCTATCTCGATCCGATTGCAGACAAGCTCCTGCTCGTTTCGCTGTTCGTGGTCCTGGGCTTCCTCGAGCAATTGCCGGTCTGGCTGGTTGTCATCGTTGTTTCGCGCGATATCTTTATCATCGGTGCGGTCATCCTCGGAGCGGTGATGGGCAAACCGGTGGAGATGCGCCCGCTTATGGTGTCCAAGGCAAATACGGCGCTCCAGATCGTCCTCGTCGCCATTACCCTGGCGGATTTCGCCTTCGAATTTTCTCTCCCCGGCATCCGGACCATGCTCGTATGGGTGGTTGCCCTCTTGACCGCAGCTTCCGCGACTGCCTATCTCGTGGCGTGGACAAAACACATGGCAGGATATGAGCAAGAGCGAAAATAA
- the purM gene encoding phosphoribosylformylglycinamidine cyclo-ligase — MSVKSEPTKGGKNGLTYAQAGVDIDAGNLLVEKIKPIVRSTRRPGADGEIGGFGGLFDLKAAGFTDPVLVAANDGVGTKLKIAIDAGVHDTVGIDLVAMCVNDLVVQGAEPLFFLDYFAIGKLDPDQGAAIVSGIAEGCLQAGCALIGGETAEMPGMYRDGDYDLAGFAVGAAERNQLLPSGDIAEGDVILGLASSGVHSNGFSLVRRIVELSGLGWDADAPFKSGTTLGQALLTPTRIYVKPLLAAIRATKAIKALAHITGGGFPDNIPRVLPKDLTASIDLSAIKVPPVFSWLAKTGGVERDEMLRTFNCGIGMIAVVAPENVDAVLEALKAQGEEAVRLGTMVGRSDAGVAYQGTLAL, encoded by the coding sequence ATGAGCGTGAAAAGCGAGCCCACCAAAGGTGGCAAGAATGGCCTCACCTATGCACAGGCTGGCGTCGATATCGATGCCGGCAATCTGCTTGTCGAAAAGATCAAGCCGATCGTGCGCTCGACGCGCCGTCCGGGCGCCGATGGCGAGATTGGCGGTTTCGGCGGCCTGTTCGATCTGAAGGCTGCAGGCTTTACCGATCCGGTGCTCGTCGCCGCCAATGACGGCGTCGGTACCAAACTTAAAATCGCCATCGATGCCGGCGTGCACGATACGGTCGGTATCGATCTCGTCGCCATGTGCGTCAACGACCTGGTCGTGCAGGGCGCTGAGCCGCTGTTCTTCCTCGACTATTTTGCCATCGGCAAATTGGACCCTGATCAGGGCGCGGCCATCGTCAGCGGTATCGCCGAAGGCTGCCTGCAGGCCGGTTGCGCACTGATCGGCGGCGAAACGGCGGAAATGCCCGGCATGTACCGCGATGGCGATTATGACCTCGCCGGATTTGCGGTGGGCGCGGCCGAGCGCAACCAGCTGCTCCCCTCCGGCGATATCGCCGAGGGCGACGTCATTCTCGGCCTCGCCTCCTCCGGCGTTCATTCCAACGGCTTTTCCCTGGTACGGCGTATTGTCGAACTCTCCGGCCTTGGCTGGGATGCAGATGCGCCGTTCAAATCCGGCACGACACTCGGGCAGGCCCTGCTGACGCCGACACGCATCTATGTGAAGCCGCTGCTTGCCGCAATCCGCGCAACCAAGGCGATCAAGGCGCTTGCGCACATTACCGGCGGCGGTTTCCCCGACAATATTCCCCGCGTGCTGCCGAAGGACTTGACGGCGAGCATCGATCTTTCGGCCATCAAGGTTCCGCCGGTGTTTTCCTGGCTGGCAAAAACCGGCGGTGTCGAACGGGATGAAATGCTGCGGACGTTCAACTGCGGCATCGGCATGATTGCCGTGGTTGCACCGGAAAATGTCGATGCAGTGCTCGAAGCGTTGAAAGCACAGGGTGAAGAGGCCGTGCGCCTCGGCACGATGGTTGGGCGCAGTGATGCGGGTGTCGCCTATCAGGGCACGCTGGCGCTGTGA
- the purN gene encoding phosphoribosylglycinamide formyltransferase, translating to MSALIEAAKAADYPAEIVAVIANKADAGGLDTARAQGITAHAIAHRDYPSKQAHEAAVSAALQAAKADIICLAGYMRIISPEFVREWEGRMINIHPSLLPLFRGLHTHEQALEAGVRVHGCTVHFVTAGMDEGPIIAQTAVPVRTGDTPDTLAERVLSVEHETYARALAMVATGQAAMKDGRTVFSD from the coding sequence ATGAGCGCGCTGATCGAAGCGGCGAAAGCGGCCGACTATCCGGCAGAGATCGTTGCGGTCATCGCCAACAAGGCGGATGCCGGTGGACTTGATACGGCGCGGGCGCAGGGCATTACGGCCCATGCCATTGCGCATCGCGACTATCCCTCCAAACAGGCGCATGAAGCGGCGGTTTCCGCGGCACTGCAGGCGGCAAAAGCCGACATCATCTGCCTTGCAGGCTATATGCGCATCATCTCGCCGGAATTCGTGCGTGAATGGGAAGGCCGGATGATCAATATCCACCCTTCCCTGCTGCCACTGTTCAGGGGCCTTCACACACATGAACAGGCGCTCGAGGCCGGCGTGCGCGTGCATGGCTGCACGGTGCATTTCGTGACCGCCGGCATGGATGAAGGCCCTATCATCGCGCAGACGGCCGTACCAGTGAGGACCGGCGATACCCCCGACACGCTTGCCGAACGGGTTTTGTCGGTTGAGCACGAGACCTATGCCCGCGCGCTGGCAATGGTGGCAACCGGCCAGGCGGCGATGAAGGATGGTCGGACGGTTTTCAGCGATTGA
- a CDS encoding molybdopterin oxidoreductase family protein, which translates to MNKAVLLHTGHSACPHDCPSTCALDVEVLDTSHIGRVRGAKENSYTAGVICAKVARYAERIHHPERLLKPVIRGGAKGEGIWKDASWEAALDLIAERFLRAEAEYGSESIWPYYYAGTMGLVQRDSIHRLRHAKKYSNQFDSICTNLAWSGFFAGTGKLGGVDPREMAKSDCVVIWGTNAAATQVNVMTHAVRARKDRGAKIVAIDIYETATVRQADLGLVLKPGTDGAFACAVMHVLFRDGLADWDYLNSHTDDPKGLEQHLKDRTPEWAAAITGLSVAEIEEFARLVGTTKKTFFRLGYGFARQRNGAVNMHAALCIPAVTGAWKYEGGGGFHSNSGIFRMDKREIEGRAFADPSVRHIDQCKIGAALTGDPAALYGGPPVMAMLVQNTNPANVAPEQRLVKQGMLREDLFMAVHEQFMTDTAKLADVVLPATMFMEHDDIYRGGGQQHIVLGPKLIDGPGETQPNLYVINELAKRLGVDDLPGFDLDARTLIDNMMAASNLPGFDALKEARWLDIQPDFETAHYEKGFSWPDGKFRFKPDWTGGPSPNRPPQSMGLQGPYEALPQWPDYWQAIEVADEKHPFRLATSPAHNFLNSTFSETPTSVVKERRPELLIHPDDAAELGIEDGARVEIGNDRGEVVVHARVQAVTKRAVVISEGIFANSAFERGEGINVLTGADSPAPNGGAAFHDNKVWVRLAADPALISPLVGEKAISAS; encoded by the coding sequence ATGAACAAAGCTGTCCTTCTCCACACCGGCCATTCGGCCTGTCCCCACGATTGCCCGTCCACCTGCGCGCTCGACGTGGAAGTCCTCGATACGAGCCATATCGGGCGTGTGCGCGGCGCCAAGGAAAACAGCTACACGGCTGGCGTCATTTGCGCCAAGGTCGCCCGCTATGCCGAGCGCATTCACCATCCGGAACGGCTGCTGAAGCCGGTCATTCGCGGCGGTGCAAAAGGCGAAGGCATCTGGAAAGACGCGAGCTGGGAAGCAGCCCTTGACCTGATCGCCGAGCGGTTCCTGAGGGCGGAGGCCGAATACGGCTCCGAGAGTATTTGGCCCTATTACTATGCGGGCACAATGGGCCTTGTGCAGCGCGATTCCATTCATCGGCTGCGCCACGCCAAGAAATATTCAAACCAGTTCGACAGCATTTGCACGAACCTCGCCTGGTCCGGTTTCTTCGCAGGCACCGGCAAGCTCGGCGGCGTCGATCCGCGTGAAATGGCCAAGTCCGACTGCGTCGTCATCTGGGGCACCAATGCCGCGGCGACACAGGTCAACGTCATGACCCATGCGGTGCGCGCCCGCAAGGATCGTGGCGCCAAGATCGTCGCCATCGATATCTACGAGACTGCCACTGTCCGGCAGGCGGATCTTGGGCTGGTGCTCAAGCCCGGTACCGATGGCGCGTTTGCCTGCGCGGTCATGCATGTCCTGTTCCGCGATGGCCTTGCCGATTGGGATTATCTGAACAGCCATACCGACGATCCGAAGGGACTGGAACAGCATCTGAAGGATCGCACGCCGGAATGGGCTGCGGCGATCACCGGCCTGTCCGTTGCAGAAATCGAAGAATTTGCCCGCCTGGTCGGCACGACCAAGAAGACATTTTTCCGTCTCGGCTATGGTTTCGCGCGCCAGCGCAATGGCGCGGTGAATATGCATGCCGCCCTGTGCATTCCTGCTGTCACAGGCGCCTGGAAATATGAGGGTGGCGGCGGGTTTCATTCGAATTCCGGCATTTTCCGTATGGACAAGCGGGAGATCGAGGGCCGGGCATTCGCCGATCCATCTGTCCGCCATATCGACCAGTGCAAGATTGGTGCGGCACTCACAGGCGATCCGGCTGCGCTGTATGGCGGCCCACCGGTCATGGCCATGCTGGTGCAGAACACCAATCCCGCCAACGTTGCGCCGGAACAACGCCTGGTGAAACAGGGCATGCTGCGCGAAGACCTGTTCATGGCCGTGCACGAGCAGTTCATGACCGATACCGCGAAGCTCGCCGATGTCGTCCTGCCGGCCACCATGTTCATGGAGCATGACGATATTTATCGTGGCGGCGGCCAGCAGCATATCGTCCTCGGACCGAAGTTGATCGATGGTCCCGGCGAAACGCAGCCGAACCTCTACGTCATCAATGAATTGGCGAAACGCCTCGGCGTCGACGATCTTCCTGGCTTCGACCTCGATGCCAGGACGCTGATCGACAACATGATGGCCGCCAGCAATCTGCCCGGTTTCGATGCGCTGAAAGAAGCGCGCTGGCTCGATATCCAGCCCGACTTTGAAACCGCGCATTATGAAAAGGGCTTCAGCTGGCCCGACGGCAAGTTCCGCTTCAAGCCGGACTGGACGGGCGGACCCTCGCCGAACCGTCCGCCGCAATCCATGGGTTTACAGGGACCATACGAGGCCCTGCCACAATGGCCGGACTACTGGCAGGCGATCGAGGTTGCGGATGAGAAGCATCCATTCCGCCTTGCGACATCGCCTGCGCACAACTTCCTCAACTCGACCTTCTCCGAGACCCCTACATCGGTAGTCAAGGAACGGCGCCCCGAACTGCTGATCCATCCGGATGATGCGGCCGAGCTTGGTATTGAAGACGGCGCGCGCGTCGAGATAGGCAATGATCGCGGCGAGGTCGTGGTGCATGCACGTGTGCAGGCTGTGACCAAGCGCGCCGTGGTCATTTCCGAAGGCATCTTTGCAAATTCAGCCTTCGAGCGCGGCGAGGGCATCAATGTCTTGACCGGTGCCGATTCTCCCGCACCCAATGGCGGCGCCGCCTTCCATGACAACAAGGTCTGGGTGAGGCTGGCGGCGGATCCCGCACTTATCTCCCCCCTTGTGGGGGAGAAAGCGATTTCAGCATCTTAG
- a CDS encoding glutathione S-transferase family protein produces MSLKLYFHPLSSFCQKVLTALYEKDLPFEKSVVDFMDPAASASFTEIWPIRQFPVLRDEARGKTIPESSLIIEYLDQHYPGKVQLLPADPELAFRARQLDRFFDLHVQVPMQKIVTDNFRPEGQNDTFGVEECKKKLGVAYGILEKEIVNRTWATGDHYTMADCAASPALFYANLSVPLGAEHSNVSRYLDRLMNRPSFARAIEEAQPYFHLRPE; encoded by the coding sequence ATGTCACTCAAACTGTATTTTCACCCGCTGTCCTCCTTCTGCCAAAAGGTGCTGACTGCGCTCTATGAGAAAGACCTGCCCTTCGAGAAAAGCGTCGTCGATTTCATGGATCCGGCCGCGAGCGCCAGCTTCACCGAAATATGGCCGATCCGGCAATTTCCGGTGCTTCGCGACGAAGCGCGCGGCAAGACCATTCCTGAATCAAGCCTGATCATCGAGTATCTGGACCAGCATTATCCGGGAAAAGTGCAGTTGCTGCCCGCGGATCCCGAATTGGCGTTTCGGGCACGTCAGCTCGACCGCTTCTTCGACCTGCACGTGCAGGTACCGATGCAGAAGATCGTCACCGACAATTTCCGCCCGGAAGGCCAGAATGACACTTTTGGCGTCGAAGAGTGCAAGAAGAAGCTGGGGGTTGCCTACGGCATCCTGGAAAAAGAAATTGTGAACAGGACTTGGGCGACAGGCGATCATTACACGATGGCGGACTGTGCAGCCTCACCTGCGCTGTTCTATGCCAATTTGTCGGTACCGCTCGGAGCCGAACATTCCAATGTGTCACGTTATCTGGACCGGCTGATGAACCGCCCCTCTTTCGCTCGCGCTATCGAAGAAGCGCAGCCGTATTTTCACTTGCGGCCAGAATAG
- a CDS encoding EamA family transporter: MSGTVVLVVLFAALMHASWNAVVKSEGDKFLNTVVVVTSAGLIAAICLPFLAPPARESWPFLAASGVAQVIYLVLVAAAYRSGDMSQAYPIMRGTAPLIVAIASGPLIGEVLSLQKWAGIALICGGVLALALESRRRAASNRAATMFALINAVVIASYTLIDGVGVRHSGAPAAYTMWVFVLNAVPLFVWTMVMRRGELWPHFVKRTRLATIGGVGTLGSYGLALWAMTMAPVAAVAALRETSILFAVAISAFILNESVGPKRLAAVGLIAAGAAVMRLA; the protein is encoded by the coding sequence ATGTCCGGAACCGTCGTCCTCGTTGTGCTGTTTGCTGCGCTCATGCATGCAAGCTGGAATGCCGTCGTCAAATCCGAGGGCGACAAGTTCCTCAACACCGTGGTGGTGGTGACCTCTGCCGGGCTGATTGCTGCGATTTGCCTGCCCTTCCTTGCGCCGCCGGCACGCGAAAGCTGGCCGTTCCTTGCAGCGTCCGGCGTCGCCCAGGTCATCTATCTTGTGCTCGTGGCTGCTGCCTATCGCAGTGGCGACATGAGCCAGGCATATCCGATCATGCGCGGCACGGCGCCACTGATCGTGGCCATTGCGAGCGGACCTTTGATCGGCGAAGTGCTTTCCTTGCAGAAATGGGCGGGAATTGCATTGATATGCGGAGGTGTCCTCGCGCTGGCGCTGGAATCGCGCCGCCGGGCGGCATCAAATCGAGCCGCTACAATGTTCGCCCTGATCAATGCTGTCGTGATTGCCTCCTACACGCTCATCGACGGCGTTGGCGTGCGCCATTCCGGCGCGCCCGCTGCTTATACAATGTGGGTTTTCGTACTGAATGCCGTGCCGCTGTTTGTCTGGACAATGGTGATGCGCAGGGGCGAGCTTTGGCCGCATTTCGTCAAACGCACCCGCCTCGCGACGATCGGCGGCGTCGGTACGCTTGGTTCCTACGGTCTGGCACTATGGGCAATGACCATGGCGCCGGTCGCTGCCGTGGCGGCCTTGCGCGAAACGTCCATCCTCTTTGCCGTCGCCATTTCGGCCTTCATCCTCAATGAAAGCGTTGGTCCGAAGCGTCTGGCTGCCGTGGGTTTGATCGCGGCCGGTGCGGCGGTCATGCGGCTGGCGTGA
- a CDS encoding 23S rRNA (adenine(2030)-N(6))-methyltransferase RlmJ — MNYRHAYHAGNFADVVKHIILMRIVLYLQRKDQAFRVIDTHAGIGRYDLQGIEAGKTNEWQSGVGRLLDAKVDAKVAELIQPYLDIVRAENADGTMRHYPGSPLIVRHLLRRQDRLSALELHPQDAELLADVFEGDIQVRVTKLDGWLALGAHLPPKEKRGLVLVDPPFEVGGEFDRLVDGLVRAHKRFSGGIFALWYPVKDRQEVRRFVTALQETGIPKILRAELMIRAPSAEPRLDGTGMIIVNPPYTLDDELRTILPALSKILSEGQNAGFTLDWIRGEQVAT, encoded by the coding sequence ATGAACTATCGTCACGCCTATCATGCCGGCAATTTCGCCGATGTGGTCAAACACATCATACTGATGCGAATTGTCCTTTATCTGCAACGCAAGGACCAGGCCTTTCGCGTCATCGATACCCATGCGGGTATCGGCCGCTATGATCTGCAAGGCATCGAGGCGGGCAAGACCAATGAGTGGCAAAGCGGCGTCGGGCGGCTGCTGGACGCCAAGGTCGATGCAAAGGTTGCGGAGCTGATCCAGCCCTATCTCGACATCGTTCGCGCTGAAAACGCTGACGGCACGATGCGCCATTATCCGGGTTCGCCGTTGATCGTGCGACATCTTCTGCGGCGTCAGGACCGGCTTTCGGCGCTCGAACTGCACCCGCAGGATGCCGAATTGCTGGCCGACGTCTTCGAGGGCGACATTCAGGTCCGCGTGACCAAGCTCGATGGCTGGCTGGCGCTTGGCGCCCATCTGCCGCCGAAGGAAAAGCGCGGCCTTGTGCTGGTCGATCCGCCGTTCGAAGTGGGTGGGGAATTCGACCGGCTCGTCGATGGGCTTGTGCGGGCGCACAAGCGTTTTTCCGGCGGGATCTTTGCGCTGTGGTATCCCGTGAAGGACCGGCAGGAGGTCCGGCGGTTCGTCACGGCGCTGCAGGAAACCGGAATTCCCAAGATCTTGCGTGCGGAATTGATGATTCGTGCGCCCTCAGCGGAACCGAGGCTGGATGGCACCGGCATGATTATCGTCAATCCTCCCTATACGCTGGATGATGAATTACGCACCATCCTCCCGGCGTTGTCGAAAATCCTCAGTGAGGGACAGAATGCAGGTTTCACACTCGATTGGATCCGTGGCGAGCAAGTTGCCACTTGA
- a CDS encoding ribonuclease T2 family protein, with product MPIGKLARYALFAALIGITILTYLREQNQPQDSSPEPIAASERQPNRLPAAVVPAGSGFDYYVLALSWSPSYCAAEGPNANRQQCASGRPYGFVVHGLWPQYERGYPQDCDTSQPRDVPFAKAKQLSDIMPSTGLVIHEWRKHGTCTGLTQKDYFAVIRQAVERVSIPSAYRQPTPRAPVNPLVLEQAFISANPGLTKDGIAITCDSDYLREVRVCLTKDLSFRSCPEVERSSCRRRSAAMPAAQ from the coding sequence ATGCCGATCGGAAAGCTGGCCCGCTACGCCCTGTTTGCGGCCCTGATCGGCATAACCATCCTCACCTATCTGAGGGAGCAGAATCAGCCGCAGGACAGCAGCCCTGAACCAATCGCGGCCTCCGAACGGCAACCGAATCGTTTGCCGGCCGCAGTTGTTCCGGCAGGATCCGGGTTCGACTATTACGTCCTTGCCCTCTCCTGGTCGCCGAGTTATTGCGCGGCGGAAGGTCCAAACGCCAACCGGCAGCAATGCGCTTCCGGCCGCCCCTACGGCTTCGTCGTGCACGGATTATGGCCGCAATATGAGCGCGGCTACCCGCAGGATTGCGATACATCGCAGCCACGCGACGTGCCTTTTGCCAAGGCCAAGCAGCTATCCGATATCATGCCGTCGACCGGCCTCGTTATCCACGAGTGGCGCAAGCACGGTACCTGTACCGGCTTGACCCAGAAGGACTATTTTGCGGTGATACGCCAGGCGGTAGAGCGCGTTTCGATACCCTCGGCGTACCGCCAGCCAACGCCACGCGCGCCGGTCAATCCGCTCGTTCTCGAACAGGCTTTTATCTCCGCCAATCCGGGTCTGACAAAGGATGGAATTGCCATTACCTGTGACAGCGACTATTTGCGCGAGGTGCGCGTCTGCCTGACAAAGGATCTCAGCTTCCGCTCGTGTCCCGAGGTCGAGCGCTCGTCCTGCCGGCGGCGATCTGCGGCAATGCCGGCCGCGCAGTAA
- a CDS encoding glutathione S-transferase has product MTKVLYSPASPYSTKVRMAALYAGVPVESVLVDSNAEPAELINANPLGKIPTLILDDGKAIFDSRVITQYLNRLSGNKIFPRNAEKRLEAEQLESIADGLCDVLLAHVYERRFHPEEKIHQPWLDRQWGKALRVLDQLNAAPPRLNKKIHGGHIALAAALAYASLRFEGKWEKGRSKLKRWQKRFEELHPELAALLPK; this is encoded by the coding sequence GTGACGAAAGTACTTTATTCTCCTGCCTCCCCCTACAGCACCAAAGTCCGCATGGCTGCGCTCTATGCGGGTGTCCCTGTTGAATCCGTGCTGGTCGACAGCAATGCCGAACCCGCGGAACTGATCAATGCCAACCCGCTGGGCAAGATCCCGACGCTTATTCTCGACGATGGCAAGGCCATCTTCGACAGCCGGGTCATCACGCAATATCTGAACCGTTTGTCCGGCAACAAGATTTTCCCGCGCAATGCGGAAAAACGCCTGGAAGCCGAACAGCTGGAATCGATCGCCGATGGTCTCTGCGATGTCCTGCTGGCGCATGTCTATGAGCGCCGCTTTCACCCGGAGGAAAAGATCCATCAGCCGTGGCTCGATCGCCAATGGGGCAAGGCGCTCCGCGTGCTTGATCAGTTGAATGCCGCGCCGCCTCGCCTCAACAAGAAAATCCATGGCGGTCATATCGCGCTGGCCGCCGCCCTCGCCTATGCGAGCCTGCGTTTCGAAGGCAAATGGGAAAAGGGCCGCTCCAAGCTGAAGCGCTGGCAGAAGCGCTTCGAGGAATTGCATCCGGAGTTGGCCGCGCTGCTGCCGAAATAA
- a CDS encoding outer membrane protein has translation MRTLKTMILASAAVLTLSAPVLAADAVVEQAPAPEAVVEAPVSDWSGAYLGAYGGYGWNKHKTEEGNIDADGFKGGAYGGYNFQNGQFVYGGEADLGYSGGDDTSNGIKAKQGVEGSVRARAGIDLNPVLLYGTGGLAVTNSKLESATGSDSNTHIGWTAGAGAEAKITQNIVGRLEYRYSDYGRKDYDLGGVDDVSSKLTTNEVRVGVGYKF, from the coding sequence ATGCGCACTCTTAAAACAATGATCCTCGCTTCGGCAGCTGTGCTGACGCTCTCCGCCCCGGTTCTTGCTGCCGACGCCGTTGTAGAACAGGCTCCGGCTCCGGAAGCCGTCGTTGAAGCACCCGTCTCCGATTGGTCCGGCGCCTACCTTGGTGCCTATGGCGGCTACGGTTGGAACAAGCACAAGACCGAGGAAGGCAACATCGACGCCGACGGTTTCAAGGGCGGCGCCTATGGTGGTTATAACTTCCAGAACGGCCAGTTCGTCTATGGTGGTGAAGCCGATCTCGGCTATTCCGGTGGTGACGATACCAGCAATGGCATCAAGGCCAAGCAGGGCGTAGAAGGTTCGGTCCGTGCTCGCGCCGGTATCGATCTCAACCCGGTTCTGCTTTACGGCACCGGCGGTCTTGCCGTGACGAACAGCAAGCTCGAGTCCGCTACCGGTAGCGATTCCAACACCCACATCGGCTGGACGGCCGGTGCCGGTGCAGAAGCCAAGATCACTCAGAACATCGTCGGACGTCTTGAGTATCGCTACAGCGATTATGGCCGCAAGGACTATGACCTCGGTGGTGTTGACGACGTTTCGAGCAAGCTCACCACGAACGAAGTTCGTGTTGGTGTTGGCTACAAGTTCTAA